In a genomic window of Sinorhizobium meliloti:
- a CDS encoding DegT/DnrJ/EryC1/StrS aminotransferase family protein, with translation MGRWPVYDEEQIEDVVSVLRSGEVNAWTGPHVRNFEAAYERFLGVKHAVALANGTVALDLALYALGLEPGDEVIVTPRSFIASASTVPMAGGVAVFADVDRDSQNITAETIRAKLTPKTKGVIVVHLAGWPCDMPAIMALAREKGLWVIEDCAQAHGAEIDGRPVGSFGDIAAFSFCQDKIITTGGEGGLVAMNDDELWKKAWSRKDHGKSYDAVYNREHPPGFRWLHESIGTNWRMMSIQAVMGSRQLQRLTEWRSIRAHNAAIIARAAEEIEALRTPLPPRGIQHAWYRFYTFLRPERLRPDWSRDRIIAEINGAGVACFSGSCSEIYLEKAFTDIGMVPTQRLPDARELGETSLAFLVDPALDTAAMEKTAHVLREVFARASIGRPALDAARR, from the coding sequence ATGGGACGCTGGCCGGTTTACGACGAGGAGCAGATCGAGGATGTCGTGTCGGTCCTCAGATCTGGCGAAGTGAATGCCTGGACGGGACCGCACGTACGCAACTTCGAGGCTGCGTATGAGCGCTTTCTCGGCGTAAAACATGCGGTGGCTCTCGCCAACGGAACGGTGGCGCTGGACCTCGCGCTCTACGCGCTCGGACTTGAGCCGGGCGATGAGGTCATCGTGACGCCGCGCAGCTTTATTGCCTCGGCCTCCACGGTGCCGATGGCGGGTGGAGTTGCGGTTTTCGCCGACGTAGATCGCGACAGCCAGAACATCACGGCGGAAACCATAAGGGCGAAGCTGACGCCGAAGACCAAGGGCGTCATCGTCGTACATCTGGCCGGCTGGCCCTGCGACATGCCCGCCATCATGGCGCTTGCCCGCGAAAAGGGGCTGTGGGTGATAGAGGATTGCGCTCAGGCGCACGGCGCCGAAATAGACGGCCGCCCGGTCGGCAGTTTCGGTGATATCGCGGCTTTTTCCTTCTGCCAGGACAAGATCATCACCACTGGAGGCGAGGGCGGGCTCGTGGCGATGAACGACGACGAGCTCTGGAAGAAGGCCTGGAGCCGCAAGGACCACGGCAAATCGTATGACGCCGTCTACAACAGGGAGCACCCTCCGGGTTTCCGCTGGCTGCATGAGTCCATCGGCACCAACTGGCGCATGATGTCGATCCAGGCGGTCATGGGATCGCGTCAGTTGCAGCGCCTGACGGAATGGCGCAGCATAAGAGCGCACAACGCGGCCATTATCGCCAGAGCGGCCGAGGAGATCGAGGCTTTGCGCACGCCCCTGCCGCCTCGTGGGATTCAGCACGCGTGGTACAGGTTCTATACGTTTCTTCGGCCGGAGCGCCTGCGGCCAGACTGGAGCCGGGACCGGATCATTGCCGAAATCAACGGCGCCGGCGTCGCATGCTTCAGCGGCAGTTGCTCGGAAATCTACCTGGAAAAGGCCTTTACGGACATCGGCATGGTCCCGACGCAGAGATTGCCCGACGCGCGCGAGCTCGGCGAGACGAGCCTGGCCTTCCTGGTCGATCCCGCGCTCGATACGGCGGCAATGGAGAAGACGGCGCATGTCCTGCGGGAGGTGTTTGCAAGGGCCAGCATCGGCAGGCCAGCCCTCGATGCCGCGCGGCGTTAG
- a CDS encoding sugar transferase, with protein sequence MKTYREPAAVSFGLPASLGFYRLKRFLDCLFAGTVFVLCLPLMAVTAAVVWASLGLPLFFTQARAGAGMRVFTVAKFRTMTDARAPDGTLLPDGLRQTAATALLRRLRFDELPQLITVLSGDMSMVGPRPLPLATVAGFGELGRMRCRVAPGMTGWAQVNGNTRLSDEEKIALDLWYVAHAGLWLDARILLLTVKTLVIGERVHARHLQEAREFVSRRVGAETPKA encoded by the coding sequence TTGAAAACCTACAGAGAACCTGCGGCCGTCAGCTTTGGCTTGCCTGCCTCCTTGGGATTTTACCGTCTCAAGCGTTTCCTCGATTGCCTGTTTGCCGGAACCGTTTTCGTCCTGTGCCTGCCGCTGATGGCGGTCACCGCAGCGGTCGTTTGGGCTAGCCTCGGCCTGCCACTATTCTTCACCCAGGCGCGTGCCGGTGCGGGGATGCGCGTCTTTACCGTTGCCAAATTCCGCACGATGACGGATGCGCGGGCGCCTGACGGCACGCTTTTGCCGGATGGGTTGCGGCAGACCGCCGCAACCGCTCTGTTGCGGCGGCTGCGTTTCGATGAGCTGCCGCAACTCATTACGGTGCTTTCCGGTGACATGTCGATGGTAGGTCCGCGCCCGCTTCCCTTGGCGACCGTCGCCGGCTTCGGCGAACTCGGCCGCATGCGCTGCCGCGTCGCCCCGGGCATGACCGGCTGGGCACAGGTAAACGGCAATACGCGGCTTTCGGACGAAGAGAAGATCGCTCTCGACCTCTGGTATGTCGCACACGCCGGTCTCTGGCTGGATGCGCGGATCCTCCTGTTGACCGTGAAGACGCTGGTCATCGGCGAGCGGGTTCATGCACGGCATCTGCAAGAGGCCAGGGAGTTTGTTTCGCGTCGTGTTGGCGCGGAGACGCCGAAGGCGTGA
- a CDS encoding sulfotransferase, which produces MEMRDIDFLIIGATKSATTWLQQSLQQDPGIFMPDPELHYFSRYYERGDEWYLEHFAGQEHRRLRGEKSNSYMDVPEAAERIRERLPQARLIAQLRNPVDRAYSDYCMLYRRAEVGRDIAQYLDPRQGAGGRFLNGGLYFQQLQGYLDRFPMEQLLVLLYEDLKVDARVQLARVRGFLGLEADVPLKPLAKKVKDKSEPVVNPTLRRLLRPLKPVAAPFRQNTGFKKLRSLIAGELQYAPLSHDLRARMTDYFAPETEKLGALVGRDLTGWLRNRGPEK; this is translated from the coding sequence ATGGAAATGCGGGATATCGACTTCCTGATCATCGGAGCGACGAAGAGCGCGACGACGTGGCTTCAGCAATCGTTGCAGCAGGACCCGGGCATATTCATGCCCGATCCCGAACTGCACTATTTCAGCCGCTATTACGAGCGCGGCGACGAATGGTATCTGGAACATTTCGCAGGCCAGGAGCACCGGCGGCTGCGCGGTGAAAAATCCAACTCCTACATGGATGTGCCGGAAGCGGCGGAGAGAATAAGGGAAAGACTGCCCCAGGCCCGCTTGATAGCTCAGCTTCGCAATCCGGTGGACCGGGCCTATTCCGATTATTGCATGCTTTATCGCCGCGCCGAGGTCGGGCGCGACATCGCCCAGTACCTCGATCCGCGACAAGGAGCGGGCGGGCGCTTCCTGAACGGCGGTCTTTATTTTCAGCAGTTGCAGGGCTATCTCGATCGCTTCCCCATGGAGCAGCTTCTGGTGCTCCTCTACGAGGACCTGAAGGTCGACGCCCGCGTCCAACTCGCCCGCGTCCGCGGCTTCCTCGGGCTTGAAGCCGATGTTCCGCTGAAGCCGCTTGCAAAAAAGGTGAAGGACAAATCGGAACCGGTCGTCAATCCGACCCTGCGCCGTCTCCTGCGTCCCTTAAAGCCGGTTGCTGCTCCATTCCGGCAGAATACCGGTTTCAAGAAACTGCGCTCGCTGATCGCCGGTGAGCTTCAATACGCACCGCTCAGCCATGATCTGCGCGCGCGGATGACCGATTACTTCGCGCCTGAAACGGAAAAACTCGGCGCCCTCGTCGGAAGGGATCTGACGGGCTGGCTGAGAAACAGAGGCCCCGAGAAATGA
- a CDS encoding lipopolysaccharide biosynthesis protein — protein sequence MAFRKKLLKKIGSLRQILSREKTMLERLQSIAHLLTGNILSSVIGLIGFALTARALGPAGYGVLALCFSYTRAVERIVSFQSWQPLIKYGAHSLAENADDATELPALLKFGLLLDISAALAGWLVAVLLILVAAPWFGISGDGANLAILYCTVLPFQVSGMPTAVLRLYGRFMAIAYGQVVTSVLRVVLCAIGVATGAGLFEFALIWMAAQILGTVVLVIFSLAELRRQGVLSGLMSAPLRGITKRFPGLWKFAISANLSLTIRSSANELDTLLVGYLADPTSAGLYHIAKRIGRIAQQAGVQVQAVLYPELARAWATKALGAFHRAVAQMQGLLLGCGLLLIGSLYLVIDPLLTWAAGPDFAAAGPLVVVQSVAVTMTLCGAVIRSALLAMGRENEILRSVTIAAIGFHATAFALIPVIGAMGANVAHIVMASIWLSTMMLSYRRTPAP from the coding sequence GTGGCGTTCCGAAAGAAACTTCTCAAGAAAATCGGCAGCTTGCGGCAAATTCTCAGTCGAGAGAAAACGATGCTGGAGCGCCTGCAAAGCATTGCGCACCTGCTCACGGGAAACATTCTGAGCTCGGTCATCGGCCTTATCGGCTTTGCGCTCACGGCCAGGGCACTCGGTCCGGCAGGCTACGGTGTCCTCGCGCTATGCTTCTCCTACACGCGCGCGGTCGAGCGGATCGTCAGCTTCCAGTCGTGGCAGCCACTGATCAAGTATGGCGCGCATTCGCTCGCGGAGAACGCCGACGATGCGACCGAACTTCCGGCCTTACTCAAATTCGGCCTGCTGCTCGACATCTCCGCGGCACTGGCGGGATGGCTGGTTGCCGTCCTGCTAATCCTGGTAGCCGCGCCCTGGTTCGGCATATCGGGGGACGGGGCGAACCTTGCCATTCTCTACTGCACGGTCCTGCCGTTCCAGGTCTCCGGCATGCCGACCGCCGTGCTGCGCCTCTACGGGCGCTTCATGGCGATCGCCTATGGCCAGGTCGTCACAAGCGTTCTGAGGGTCGTTCTTTGCGCCATCGGCGTCGCCACCGGCGCAGGCCTATTCGAATTCGCGCTGATCTGGATGGCGGCTCAGATTCTCGGCACCGTCGTCCTCGTGATTTTCTCGCTTGCCGAACTGCGACGGCAGGGCGTCCTTTCGGGCCTCATGAGCGCTCCGCTTCGCGGCATTACCAAGCGGTTTCCGGGTCTGTGGAAGTTCGCGATCTCGGCGAACCTCTCGCTCACCATTCGTTCAAGCGCAAATGAGCTCGATACGCTGCTCGTCGGCTATCTTGCCGATCCGACCTCCGCCGGCCTGTATCACATTGCAAAACGCATCGGCCGCATCGCACAGCAGGCCGGCGTGCAGGTTCAGGCAGTCCTCTATCCGGAACTCGCCCGGGCATGGGCAACCAAAGCCCTCGGCGCCTTCCATCGCGCGGTCGCGCAGATGCAGGGACTGCTTCTCGGTTGCGGCCTGCTGCTGATCGGCAGTCTTTACCTCGTGATCGACCCGCTGCTCACCTGGGCCGCCGGGCCTGATTTCGCAGCTGCGGGCCCCCTCGTCGTGGTGCAGTCGGTCGCAGTGACCATGACGCTGTGCGGTGCGGTCATCCGCTCGGCACTTCTCGCAATGGGACGCGAAAACGAAATACTGCGCAGCGTAACGATCGCAGCGATCGGCTTTCATGCCACCGCCTTCGCCCTTATTCCGGTCATAGGCGCGATGGGAGCGAACGTTGCCCACATCGTCATGGCCTCGATCTGGCTGTCCACCATGATGCTGAGCTACCGCCGAACCCCTGCGCCGTGA
- a CDS encoding PIG-L deacetylase family protein, producing the protein MGGGQISFGRTLVVAPHPDDEVLGAGGTIARLAAEGEEVFVAVVTEGKPPAFDPEGTARIQAEARQAHRALGVTETIWLRLPAAQLAETAHATVNAALLELVRRLSPQTVLLPFVGDMHMDHQLTFTSALVACRPHQAEFPKLVLAYETLSETNWNAPYLSPAFVPNVFVDIGEHLEAKLKAMEMFASQVRQPPHERSIATLRALATLRGATVMRQAAEAFVLVRHVV; encoded by the coding sequence ATGGGTGGCGGGCAGATATCTTTCGGGCGCACTTTGGTCGTGGCGCCGCATCCCGATGACGAGGTGCTCGGCGCAGGCGGGACGATCGCAAGGCTCGCGGCCGAAGGCGAAGAGGTGTTCGTCGCGGTCGTGACGGAGGGAAAGCCCCCCGCCTTCGATCCGGAGGGAACTGCCCGGATACAGGCGGAAGCGAGGCAAGCGCACCGCGCATTGGGCGTGACGGAAACCATATGGCTCCGGCTGCCGGCGGCACAGCTTGCGGAAACGGCGCATGCGACCGTCAATGCCGCCTTGCTCGAGCTCGTTCGCCGGCTGTCGCCGCAAACCGTCTTATTGCCCTTCGTGGGCGACATGCACATGGACCATCAGTTGACCTTCACGTCGGCGCTGGTCGCCTGCCGGCCGCATCAGGCGGAATTCCCGAAGCTCGTTCTCGCCTACGAGACCCTGTCCGAGACCAATTGGAACGCGCCCTATCTGTCCCCGGCATTCGTGCCGAACGTCTTCGTCGATATCGGCGAACATCTCGAGGCAAAGCTCAAGGCGATGGAGATGTTTGCTTCGCAGGTACGCCAGCCGCCGCATGAGCGCTCGATTGCGACCCTCAGGGCGCTGGCGACCTTGCGCGGCGCGACCGTGATGCGGCAAGCGGCCGAAGCTTTCGTATTGGTCCGGCACGTCGTTTAG
- a CDS encoding mechanosensitive ion channel family protein, with protein sequence MGAGVGRVAAVVAFFLQLIFASVALSAAQDQGAAPPAKVQQLIQLLDDPEVRQWIETRQGIETRQAASGPVTVTQPQSFASRWMAEARRHLAALLNAAPRVLPEWQAARDRVYGDMEGQGRLPIIWAFALVLLIGYGAEFLLRHLLRRSASRNNVQAGSGLAAFVRIAPLVAFAIAAVAAFVIADWPHHLGAAVAPLLIAWIVARLLIAIASAVLTPAISEGDQARSYVSLAPHRARYWLRRSVYFICTVAFVWAVGDMMRALAFPEDVRNLTGAVLGLFVLGLAIDTTLRRPIAEMAPARRILRNALIVSFLVLLWVFWVAGMDVLFWLGVYALGLPPLLRFTSAATRTMLDAAAAEDFRVLRNVLIERGARLVIIALAAVWLAMTFRIDGAQMMQDDAFNRIFRGVLAGIVILLAADLVWQLAKESINVRMARASLTVQDSAEFARNTRLRTLLPILRNFLAAFIAVVAGMMVLSGLGVAVGPLIAGAGVFGVAIGFGSQTLVKDIISGIFYMMDDAFRVGEYIQSGSYKGTVESFSIRSVKLRHHRGPVFTVPFGSLGAVQNMSRDWVIDKFLINVSYDSDVAKVKKVVKGIGASLLEDPELAPMIIETVKMKGVEQFGDYGITLSFAMKTKPGHQTQVRRRAQAMIKEAFKTNGIQFASPTVQVAGDDVQSAPAAAAATRDAIAKKNAALAQGGEAAAE encoded by the coding sequence ATGGGTGCAGGTGTAGGGCGCGTCGCAGCAGTGGTGGCCTTTTTTCTCCAACTGATCTTTGCTTCTGTGGCTCTCTCGGCGGCCCAAGACCAGGGGGCAGCGCCTCCGGCCAAGGTGCAGCAGCTCATTCAGCTGCTGGATGATCCCGAGGTCCGTCAATGGATCGAGACTAGGCAGGGGATCGAGACCAGGCAGGCGGCCTCCGGGCCCGTTACCGTCACGCAGCCCCAGAGCTTCGCTTCGCGCTGGATGGCCGAGGCCAGGAGGCACCTTGCTGCGCTTCTGAATGCCGCGCCGCGCGTATTGCCCGAATGGCAGGCGGCGAGAGACCGTGTGTACGGGGACATGGAGGGCCAGGGAAGATTGCCGATCATCTGGGCGTTTGCCCTGGTTCTGCTGATCGGCTACGGCGCCGAGTTCCTTCTGCGCCATCTCCTGCGACGAAGCGCCAGCCGCAACAACGTGCAGGCAGGAAGCGGGTTGGCGGCCTTCGTTCGCATCGCGCCGCTTGTCGCCTTCGCCATTGCGGCCGTCGCTGCTTTCGTGATCGCCGATTGGCCGCATCACCTCGGGGCAGCGGTGGCGCCGCTCCTTATCGCCTGGATCGTGGCTCGACTTCTGATCGCGATCGCATCGGCCGTGTTGACGCCGGCCATCTCGGAGGGGGATCAGGCAAGGTCGTATGTATCGCTTGCTCCGCATCGTGCCCGTTACTGGCTCAGGCGGTCCGTATACTTCATCTGCACCGTCGCTTTCGTATGGGCCGTCGGCGATATGATGCGCGCGCTCGCGTTTCCCGAAGACGTGCGCAACCTCACCGGCGCGGTCCTGGGCCTCTTCGTTCTCGGACTGGCGATCGACACGACCTTGCGCCGGCCGATTGCCGAGATGGCGCCCGCGCGTCGCATCCTGCGAAATGCCTTGATCGTTTCCTTCCTAGTCTTGCTCTGGGTCTTCTGGGTTGCAGGCATGGATGTGCTGTTCTGGCTCGGCGTCTATGCCCTCGGTCTGCCGCCTCTGCTGCGCTTCACCAGCGCCGCGACCAGAACGATGCTGGATGCTGCCGCGGCGGAGGACTTCCGCGTCCTGCGCAATGTTCTGATCGAGCGAGGGGCGAGGCTGGTGATCATCGCGCTCGCGGCCGTATGGCTTGCCATGACCTTCCGCATCGACGGCGCGCAGATGATGCAGGACGATGCCTTCAACCGCATCTTCCGTGGCGTGCTGGCCGGCATCGTCATACTGCTTGCGGCCGATCTCGTCTGGCAGCTTGCCAAGGAATCCATCAACGTGCGCATGGCGCGCGCCAGCCTGACCGTGCAGGATTCCGCCGAGTTCGCGCGCAACACGCGCCTGCGCACGCTGCTGCCGATCCTGCGCAATTTCCTTGCGGCCTTCATCGCGGTCGTCGCCGGTATGATGGTGCTTTCGGGGCTTGGCGTCGCAGTCGGTCCGTTGATCGCCGGCGCTGGGGTCTTCGGCGTCGCCATCGGCTTCGGCTCCCAGACGCTCGTCAAGGATATCATCAGCGGCATCTTCTACATGATGGACGATGCCTTCCGGGTCGGCGAATATATACAGAGCGGCAGCTATAAGGGCACGGTGGAGTCCTTCAGCATCCGCTCCGTCAAGCTGCGACATCACCGGGGACCGGTGTTCACCGTGCCCTTCGGCTCGCTCGGCGCGGTGCAGAACATGAGTCGCGACTGGGTCATCGACAAGTTCCTGATCAATGTTTCCTATGACTCCGACGTCGCCAAGGTGAAGAAGGTCGTGAAGGGCATCGGGGCTTCCTTGCTCGAAGACCCGGAGCTCGCGCCGATGATCATCGAAACGGTGAAGATGAAAGGCGTGGAGCAGTTCGGCGATTACGGCATAACGCTGAGCTTCGCCATGAAAACCAAGCCGGGCCACCAGACCCAGGTGAGAAGAAGGGCCCAGGCCATGATCAAGGAGGCCTTCAAGACCAATGGCATCCAGTTCGCCTCGCCCACGGTCCAGGTGGCCGGAGACGACGTGCAATCGGCGCCGGCGGCAGCTGCCGCGACACGCGACGCGATCGCCAAGAAGAACGCGGCGCTCGCCCAGGGCGGGGAGGCAGCGGCGGAATAG
- a CDS encoding polysaccharide biosynthesis/export family protein, producing MGISPAVYGTILPRLKLGAFLLLMVLWALAFPIITSIPAQAGDYRLNSGDVLTFDFLDDADLPVTATVSGAGVAQFPLIGGVEVVGLTVPEALAKLRGEYRRRDVLVDPKISLDISTFRPIFVLGEVKTPGSFPFYSGLTVEQAIGLAGGMQVAAASASDRIVARARLRAEAEAANAEIIHEAIYAARLVAQLKSSDKIDLADVPQVARDYVNGVPLDGVIELEEKILRADLAANKSQAQILAEGITQSEGGIEILNQLILQQKDVVQNSKEDVERIATLRKRGLNTESDLSRAENNASAEQAQLLETFATLARSRQELSGLKLQLAKLAADREKDILTQLQAREIAIKKLISGKHSAEEQILLMAAVAEDESKKNQISYTYEIRRNPVGGTPTSIKASTLTELVPGDVLMVSIAGM from the coding sequence ATGGGGATTTCACCGGCCGTTTATGGGACGATTTTGCCCCGTTTGAAGCTTGGGGCGTTCCTGCTGCTGATGGTACTTTGGGCGCTTGCGTTCCCGATAATTACGTCTATTCCCGCTCAGGCCGGTGATTACCGGCTCAACTCGGGAGATGTTCTGACCTTCGACTTCCTTGACGATGCCGACTTGCCGGTTACTGCGACCGTCTCGGGCGCCGGCGTAGCGCAGTTTCCGCTCATCGGCGGGGTTGAGGTCGTCGGCCTCACGGTGCCGGAAGCGCTCGCGAAGCTCCGCGGCGAGTACCGCAGGCGCGACGTTCTCGTCGATCCGAAAATCTCTCTCGATATTTCGACTTTTCGGCCGATCTTCGTGCTCGGAGAGGTCAAGACCCCGGGCTCGTTTCCTTTCTACAGCGGGCTGACCGTCGAGCAGGCAATCGGTCTTGCCGGAGGCATGCAGGTCGCTGCGGCGAGCGCATCCGACCGGATCGTCGCACGCGCCCGTCTGCGTGCGGAGGCGGAGGCCGCCAACGCCGAGATCATCCACGAGGCCATCTATGCGGCGCGGCTTGTGGCTCAGTTGAAATCCAGCGACAAGATTGACCTTGCCGATGTGCCTCAGGTGGCTCGCGACTATGTAAACGGCGTGCCCCTCGATGGCGTAATCGAGCTCGAAGAAAAGATTCTAAGGGCGGACCTCGCCGCAAATAAGTCGCAAGCGCAGATCCTGGCCGAGGGCATAACCCAGTCAGAGGGCGGCATCGAGATACTGAACCAACTCATCCTGCAGCAAAAGGACGTGGTCCAGAACAGCAAGGAAGATGTGGAGCGTATCGCTACCTTGCGCAAACGCGGGCTGAACACCGAAAGCGATCTTTCCCGCGCGGAAAACAATGCTTCGGCCGAACAGGCGCAGCTTCTGGAGACCTTTGCCACACTTGCGCGATCGCGCCAGGAGTTGAGCGGGTTGAAGCTGCAGTTGGCAAAGCTTGCAGCCGACCGTGAGAAGGACATACTGACGCAGCTTCAGGCGCGTGAGATCGCTATCAAAAAGCTGATTTCCGGAAAGCACTCCGCCGAAGAGCAAATACTCCTCATGGCCGCGGTGGCCGAAGACGAGTCCAAGAAAAATCAGATTTCATATACCTATGAGATTCGCCGTAACCCGGTCGGCGGCACCCCGACGAGCATAAAGGCATCGACCCTGACTGAACTCGTGCCGGGCGACGTACTCATGGTGTCAATTGCCGGAATGTAA
- a CDS encoding glycosyltransferase family 4 protein gives MNGSSNSPALEASNISGARVTIVLPGLGAGGTEHVVNLVANHWARLGCMVTLITLEPPDAKPYYELDPKIAIKRLDLPPQRAGKIEAGLLVLKRISRLRSAIRRSQPDFVLSFLTRTNVLTLLATVGLQAPVIVSERNNPALQPFGPVWKWVQRRLYPRAFGLVTMTRGALDYFPEKMRSRGWVIANAVDLPGEWQKRRGNNILTAVGRLTRQKGFDLLIEAFARIATRHPEWKLVIWGEGDDRKSLEALRDALDLKDRVELPGVTQRPGLWVETADVFVLSSRYEGWGIVLLEAMAAGLPVVSFACEWGPSDMVKHGEDGILVPSNDVDALAEALSRVLGDGELRSRLATNAEASARRYLPERILSQWDAVASSALKHSAREHASTVSAAEAGSA, from the coding sequence ATGAACGGCAGTTCGAATTCCCCAGCGCTTGAGGCGTCGAATATTTCCGGAGCACGTGTGACGATCGTCCTGCCGGGCCTTGGCGCCGGGGGCACGGAGCACGTGGTCAACCTTGTCGCCAACCATTGGGCCCGGCTCGGCTGCATGGTCACTCTGATCACTCTCGAGCCGCCGGATGCGAAGCCCTACTACGAATTGGATCCGAAGATCGCGATCAAACGTCTCGATTTGCCGCCGCAAAGGGCTGGGAAGATCGAGGCGGGCCTGCTCGTGCTCAAGAGAATTTCTCGCCTGCGTTCCGCCATTCGCCGCTCGCAACCCGATTTCGTGTTGAGCTTCCTGACCCGAACGAACGTACTGACGCTGCTGGCGACGGTTGGGCTGCAGGCTCCGGTGATCGTTTCCGAGCGCAACAATCCGGCCCTCCAGCCTTTCGGTCCAGTCTGGAAATGGGTTCAGCGCCGTCTGTATCCGCGTGCGTTCGGTCTGGTGACGATGACCAGGGGCGCGCTCGACTATTTTCCGGAGAAGATGCGCAGCAGGGGGTGGGTGATCGCCAATGCCGTCGACCTGCCCGGCGAATGGCAGAAGAGACGCGGCAACAATATCTTGACCGCGGTTGGCCGGCTCACGCGTCAGAAGGGCTTCGATCTCCTGATCGAGGCCTTTGCACGGATTGCCACGAGGCACCCCGAATGGAAGCTCGTCATCTGGGGCGAGGGCGATGACAGGAAATCGCTCGAGGCACTGCGGGACGCGCTGGACCTGAAGGACAGGGTTGAGTTACCGGGCGTGACGCAAAGACCGGGGCTATGGGTGGAGACGGCCGACGTCTTCGTATTGTCGTCCCGTTACGAGGGATGGGGTATCGTCTTGCTCGAGGCCATGGCTGCAGGGCTTCCCGTGGTTTCTTTTGCATGCGAGTGGGGCCCCTCGGACATGGTGAAGCATGGCGAGGATGGAATCCTCGTTCCCAGCAACGATGTGGATGCGCTTGCCGAGGCACTGTCTAGGGTGCTCGGCGACGGTGAACTCAGGAGCCGTTTGGCTACCAATGCCGAGGCGAGCGCCAGGAGATACTTGCCAGAACGCATACTTTCGCAGTGGGACGCAGTCGCATCGTCGGCCCTGAAACACTCGGCCCGCGAACATGCCTCCACAGTGTCGGCTGCTGAAGCCGGTTCGGCTTGA
- a CDS encoding sulfotransferase domain-containing protein, translating to MASILRRAWRRVEKRVRLTSHAAQADSFLISYPKSGRTWFRYVLSHYLAAISRVPEPIDLHNMFSIVPNFDLDPVRGMPGYRFREAKDAIPTILVSHLDYRASLFLRRPVIMMVRDPRDVIVSAYFHATRHKHRFAGTLTEFIKDHDQGMPKMISYLNRWAAGLSNRAHFVLSYEGLSADTEGRTEAVLKFLRCPVDRAALRAAVEAGRFEAMQDRERVEGIPAHDYDRNDVESLRMRRGKAGGFRDYLDEAQVAEVERLCAADLTVAAKRLVGHTGLNV from the coding sequence ATGGCAAGCATTCTCAGGCGGGCATGGCGTCGGGTCGAGAAGCGGGTACGGCTTACCAGCCATGCTGCCCAAGCCGACAGCTTCCTGATCTCCTATCCAAAATCGGGCCGCACCTGGTTTCGATACGTTCTTTCCCACTATCTCGCGGCAATCTCGCGGGTGCCGGAGCCGATCGACCTTCACAATATGTTTTCGATCGTACCGAACTTCGATCTCGACCCGGTGCGCGGCATGCCGGGCTACCGCTTCCGCGAGGCGAAAGACGCAATCCCGACGATCCTCGTCAGTCACCTGGACTATCGCGCCAGCCTGTTCCTCAGGCGTCCGGTCATCATGATGGTAAGAGACCCGCGCGACGTGATCGTGTCGGCCTATTTCCATGCGACCCGGCACAAACACCGTTTCGCCGGCACCCTTACGGAGTTCATAAAGGACCATGACCAGGGTATGCCCAAGATGATCAGTTATCTCAATCGCTGGGCAGCCGGTTTGTCCAACCGCGCGCACTTCGTTCTGAGCTACGAGGGGCTCTCCGCCGACACGGAAGGACGAACCGAGGCGGTGCTGAAATTTCTCCGCTGTCCGGTCGATCGAGCGGCGCTCCGGGCTGCAGTCGAGGCCGGGCGGTTCGAGGCCATGCAGGACAGGGAACGGGTAGAAGGCATTCCGGCTCATGACTACGATCGGAACGACGTGGAAAGCCTGCGGATGCGCCGTGGCAAGGCAGGTGGGTTCAGGGACTACCTGGACGAGGCGCAGGTCGCAGAGGTCGAGCGTTTGTGCGCGGCCGACCTGACGGTCGCCGCCAAACGTCTGGTCGGCCACACGGGATTGAACGTCTGA